A stretch of Clostridium formicaceticum DNA encodes these proteins:
- a CDS encoding sensor histidine kinase: protein MILTKEMLDDNKKMFFDLQSKENKSILSFLNTMEEFVIIIDPDSHEIVFANDYAKKEVLFLETYPCWETLGYDKPCCQHKDCLTEKSFEIKKSDGTWKQHRITKITLSNRTFLMESIIDITDKKAKEKEKKLKYNLLSMVSHELRTLLNIILSTIQFLEVYDKNWKNSENSKHTQRIKKATKQINKLLKDILLVEKVEAERVKFNPKPIDVVKLTKAILEPIRESISLSSNIIFISEKETFFTNADEFLLSTILTNLLTNAVKYSRNNEDVIIKIEFEEENILFKIIDQGIGIPKAEQKNLFCSFYRASNVGDVSGTGLGLTIVQDFVDIHQGSISFKSELDKGTTFVVKIPIRK, encoded by the coding sequence TTGATATTAACAAAAGAAATGCTTGATGACAATAAAAAAATGTTTTTTGACTTACAAAGCAAAGAGAACAAAAGTATTTTGTCCTTCTTAAATACGATGGAAGAATTTGTGATTATTATTGATCCTGATAGCCATGAAATCGTTTTTGCTAACGATTATGCAAAAAAAGAAGTGCTTTTTTTAGAGACTTATCCTTGCTGGGAGACATTAGGCTATGACAAGCCCTGCTGCCAACATAAGGATTGTCTCACTGAAAAATCTTTTGAAATTAAAAAAAGTGACGGAACATGGAAACAGCATAGAATTACAAAAATTACACTCTCTAATAGAACATTTTTAATGGAGTCTATCATAGATATAACAGACAAAAAAGCGAAAGAAAAAGAAAAAAAACTAAAGTATAATCTTTTATCCATGGTGTCGCATGAGCTAAGAACACTGCTAAACATTATTTTATCTACAATACAGTTTCTAGAGGTCTATGACAAAAATTGGAAAAATTCAGAAAACTCAAAGCATACACAACGCATAAAAAAGGCAACAAAGCAAATCAATAAATTGCTGAAAGATATATTATTGGTTGAAAAAGTGGAAGCTGAGCGCGTAAAATTCAATCCAAAACCTATTGATGTTGTTAAACTCACAAAAGCCATCTTAGAGCCGATTCGAGAGAGCATATCTTTATCTTCCAATATTATTTTTATCAGTGAAAAAGAAACTTTTTTTACCAATGCGGATGAATTTCTTCTTAGTACGATTTTGACAAATCTACTAACCAATGCAGTGAAGTACTCTAGAAATAATGAAGATGTAATCATAAAGATTGAATTTGAGGAAGAAAATATCCTTTTTAAAATCATAGATCAAGGGATAGGTATACCAAAAGCAGAACAAAAAAATCTTTTTTGTAGTTTTTATCGTGCTTCCAATGTCGGAGATGTTTCAGGAACGGGATTGGGGTTAACGATTGTACAGGACTTTGTAGATATTCACCAGGGAAGCATTAGCTTTAAAAGTGAGCTAGATAAAGGTACTACCTTTGTAGTAAAAATCCCCATTAGAAAGTAA
- a CDS encoding MFS transporter — MFGIPPHINFKKEIWVLLSSILIIHIAAYLIVPIFPILLKTEKKLNPSEVGLVIGAGSLFIQLGSIIAGILSDRIGNKFTVVIGNAIQFIALFGLGLSTSVVPLTLFSGLNGMGTGIYIPTTKAAISYLASQEEATTAFSLRAVAANIGTSIAGIFVLFFATNSNFYVAGGVYAGLIIISWIFLPVGCGSQPCPAIPLKDYINIFKDKVFIVFSLISALMWAIYTQLGLLLPLRGEVVLGNVNKIGVIWTVTSIIVIIIQPIISRKFLEKHAPVLSLSVGTILLGLAITLIGWSTNFTFLMIFSILFIFGQMFMMPTFDNVTKLIADPSLLGAYFAVANFASGIGGALGSFVSGRLVDLYGIVASPIPWITYGILSIIIVALLQLPIMQSIKKS; from the coding sequence ATGTTTGGTATTCCTCCTCATATAAATTTTAAAAAAGAAATTTGGGTATTATTGTCCTCTATATTAATCATTCATATAGCTGCTTATTTAATTGTTCCTATTTTTCCTATTCTCTTAAAAACAGAAAAAAAACTAAATCCTTCTGAAGTGGGTTTAGTCATCGGGGCTGGTTCCTTATTTATTCAATTAGGCAGCATTATTGCAGGTATCCTCTCGGATCGCATAGGAAATAAGTTTACTGTGGTGATTGGAAATGCTATTCAATTTATCGCCCTCTTTGGCTTAGGCTTATCTACCTCTGTGGTCCCCTTAACCCTCTTTTCTGGGTTAAATGGTATGGGCACAGGTATCTATATACCTACAACAAAGGCTGCTATCTCTTATCTAGCCTCCCAAGAAGAAGCAACCACAGCTTTTTCCTTAAGGGCAGTAGCAGCCAACATAGGTACTAGTATAGCAGGTATTTTTGTATTGTTTTTCGCCACCAATTCTAATTTTTATGTAGCAGGAGGCGTTTATGCTGGCTTAATCATTATATCCTGGATTTTTTTACCAGTGGGATGCGGAAGTCAACCCTGTCCTGCAATCCCCCTGAAGGATTATATAAATATTTTTAAAGATAAGGTATTTATTGTCTTTAGTCTTATCTCTGCTTTAATGTGGGCAATCTATACACAGTTAGGACTACTTCTTCCTCTACGGGGGGAAGTAGTCCTGGGTAATGTGAATAAAATAGGTGTTATTTGGACAGTCACCAGTATTATTGTTATTATTATTCAACCCATCATTTCTAGGAAATTTCTAGAAAAACATGCCCCTGTCCTTTCCCTAAGTGTAGGAACAATTTTATTAGGACTTGCCATTACTTTGATTGGATGGTCTACCAACTTTACCTTTTTAATGATTTTCTCCATCCTATTTATCTTTGGACAAATGTTTATGATGCCTACCTTTGACAATGTAACAAAGTTAATAGCAGACCCTAGTCTACTAGGGGCCTATTTTGCTGTGGCCAACTTTGCATCGGGAATTGGGGGTGCATTAGGAAGTTTTGTCAGCGGAAGATTAGTAGATCTCTATGGTATTGTAGCATCTCCTATTCCTTGGATTACCTATGGTATTTTAAGTATCATCATTGTAGCCTTATTACAACTGCCTATTATGCAAAGTATAAAAAAAAGCTAA
- the cls gene encoding cardiolipin synthase, which produces MVIVTWLLFLAVVYYNIFVIIPEAVILGVYPYVLGITAILAIGLLILRFLENPSFIRIVYVVLGISCIFIGFTLIQIWRNANLLNHYQENRSHYIDHLMRITREREYESTQLEPEEEGIATLIQANTGIPLTSYNRATLISESKKIFDEMIEAIDQAEKSIHIGFFIVRDDHIGGKFKEILKKKAEDGLEVRLIYDGKGSHRLSKRFITDLKKAGVEVFAYDSIGTSILKGKLNHSNHRKMVIIDGKVAFTGGINLGDEYLGRDKAIGNWEDICIRVEGEGAHWIQKVFLADWYYATEEKLLDEVYFSPIQVEEVLPMQVVTSGYDTHWNEISQVYFSMITAAKESVYIATPYLILSDSMLKALETTALRGVEVNIVLPKKPDFFIVGWANASFFEKLLKSKAKVYQYDDGFLHAKAVLVDDKILSVGSANLNTRSLHLDYELNVMIYDEILCKKMKEEFKIYMQNSVEVTLEDYKNPPIAQRVKELIGRLIIPLT; this is translated from the coding sequence ATGGTAATTGTTACCTGGCTGTTATTTTTGGCAGTCGTTTATTATAACATTTTTGTAATTATACCGGAGGCAGTTATTCTTGGCGTTTATCCCTATGTTTTGGGCATTACTGCTATTTTGGCTATAGGACTACTAATCCTGAGATTTCTAGAAAACCCTTCCTTTATAAGAATTGTCTATGTCGTATTGGGTATAAGTTGTATATTTATTGGGTTTACCTTGATACAAATTTGGAGGAATGCAAATTTGTTGAATCATTATCAAGAAAACAGGAGTCATTATATAGATCACCTTATGCGTATCACTAGAGAAAGAGAGTATGAAAGTACACAACTAGAACCTGAAGAAGAAGGGATAGCGACTTTGATTCAAGCCAATACCGGTATCCCTTTAACCAGCTATAATCGGGCTACATTAATCAGCGAGAGTAAGAAGATTTTTGATGAAATGATAGAAGCAATAGATCAAGCAGAAAAAAGTATACATATAGGTTTTTTTATTGTTAGAGATGATCATATTGGGGGGAAATTTAAAGAGATATTGAAGAAGAAGGCTGAAGATGGTTTAGAGGTACGATTGATTTATGATGGCAAGGGAAGTCATCGGTTAAGCAAGAGGTTTATCACAGACTTAAAAAAGGCTGGGGTAGAAGTTTTTGCCTATGATTCTATAGGGACTTCTATTTTAAAAGGTAAGTTAAATCATAGCAATCATAGAAAAATGGTGATTATTGATGGTAAAGTAGCTTTTACTGGAGGGATAAATTTAGGAGACGAATATTTAGGAAGAGATAAGGCCATAGGTAACTGGGAAGATATTTGCATCAGGGTTGAAGGGGAAGGGGCTCATTGGATTCAAAAAGTATTTCTAGCAGATTGGTATTATGCTACTGAAGAAAAATTGTTGGATGAAGTTTACTTCTCGCCAATACAGGTAGAAGAGGTTTTGCCTATGCAAGTAGTTACTAGTGGTTACGATACCCATTGGAACGAAATCAGCCAGGTGTACTTCTCTATGATTACTGCAGCCAAGGAAAGCGTCTATATTGCTACACCTTATCTTATTCTTAGTGATAGTATGTTGAAGGCGCTTGAAACCACTGCCTTAAGAGGGGTGGAGGTAAACATTGTTTTACCTAAGAAGCCAGACTTTTTTATTGTAGGATGGGCAAATGCTTCTTTTTTTGAAAAGTTGCTAAAGAGCAAGGCAAAGGTTTATCAGTACGATGATGGTTTTTTGCATGCAAAAGCAGTTTTAGTAGATGATAAAATCTTATCTGTAGGATCAGCTAATCTCAATACAAGAAGTTTGCATCTTGATTATGAATTAAATGTAATGATTTATGATGAAATATTGTGTAAGAAAATGAAAGAGGAGTTTAAAATCTATATGCAAAATAGTGTAGAGGTGACACTGGAGGACTATAAAAATCCTCCAATAGCTCAAAGGGTGAAGGAATTAATAGGTCGTCTCATTATCCCTTTGACATAG
- a CDS encoding acyl-CoA dehydratase activase-related protein: MALKIGIPRGLWFYDYYPLWKTFYEELGADVILSSPTNKNTLDAGVKNTVDEACLPVKIFHGHVLDLKDQVDFIFLPKLMSAYKNEYICPKFCGLPEMVTHSIKDLPPIIDTEINFNHSRKNLMKTVYRFGSYVTQNPVAIKHAYNKAIDVYHDYKSKIKEGNYPINGEFYSNNLRSEKTPVTIAVMGHSYNIYDKYGSMGLIDKLHEQGIKVITPEMMDYSRINEYADTLEKKMFWSYGRKLLGTAMYFADVKNIDGIVYLSSFGCGIDSIIEELVERKTRKDGKMPFLLITIDEHTGEAGVNTRLEAFIDMIEWRKRNETNLSTHG; encoded by the coding sequence ATGGCACTAAAAATCGGTATACCAAGAGGCCTTTGGTTTTATGATTACTATCCTCTATGGAAAACCTTTTATGAAGAGTTAGGAGCGGACGTGATTTTATCTAGTCCCACCAATAAAAACACATTGGATGCAGGTGTAAAGAATACCGTAGACGAAGCTTGTCTTCCAGTAAAAATATTTCATGGACATGTACTGGATTTAAAAGATCAGGTAGATTTTATCTTTTTACCAAAATTAATGAGTGCTTATAAAAACGAATACATTTGTCCAAAATTTTGTGGTTTGCCAGAGATGGTTACGCATTCTATCAAAGACTTACCGCCTATTATTGATACAGAAATAAACTTTAATCATTCAAGAAAAAATCTAATGAAGACAGTCTACCGTTTTGGAAGTTATGTTACTCAAAATCCTGTAGCAATTAAACATGCCTATAATAAGGCGATAGATGTGTACCATGATTATAAATCAAAAATCAAGGAAGGTAACTATCCAATCAATGGAGAGTTTTATAGCAACAACCTCAGAAGTGAAAAGACGCCTGTAACCATTGCTGTAATGGGACATTCTTATAATATTTACGATAAGTATGGGTCCATGGGTCTGATTGATAAATTACATGAGCAAGGTATCAAGGTAATAACACCTGAGATGATGGATTATAGCAGGATTAATGAATATGCTGACACCCTTGAGAAAAAAATGTTTTGGAGTTATGGAAGAAAATTATTGGGGACAGCGATGTATTTTGCTGATGTTAAAAATATAGATGGCATTGTTTACTTATCCTCCTTTGGCTGCGGCATTGATTCCATTATCGAGGAATTGGTGGAAAGAAAGACAAGGAAGGATGGAAAGATGCCTTTTTTATTGATTACTATAGATGAGCATACAGGAGAAGCCGGTGTCAATACACGTTTAGAAGCATTTATTGATATGATTGAATGGAGGAAAAGAAATGAAACTAACCTTTCCACACATGGGTAA
- a CDS encoding CoA protein activase, with protein MKLTFPHMGNQYVAAKILLEELGLDVIIPPQCSQETLEIGTKYSPESICLPLKVNIGNLVESAKAGADTVVFSGSCGPCRFGYYSILEKEILKELGYEMEFILFDPPQGDYKTFINRIFKLAQTSNPYKIMRALRKAVQILYQVDALDAAAHYKRPRQKEMGKVDAYYDTFHQDIRNIHGYKKVSQLIEGTKQSIMAIEEEPDREILKIGIVGEIYTIIEPFVNLNIERKLGEMGIEIEKSLKISSWLTEHLFLSPLKLTSEGKIHKAAKPYLKTMIGGHARETIGYTVEYAKRNFDGVIQIYPLTCMPEIVAQSILPTVEKDYDIPYLCLIVDEMTGEAGYSTRLEAFVDLLRRRKERQESGELLLRY; from the coding sequence ATGAAACTAACCTTTCCACACATGGGTAATCAATATGTTGCAGCAAAGATACTGTTAGAGGAATTGGGTTTAGATGTGATCATTCCTCCTCAATGCAGTCAAGAAACCTTAGAGATAGGAACAAAGTATTCTCCAGAGTCTATTTGTTTACCCCTTAAGGTAAATATAGGAAATCTTGTGGAGAGTGCTAAGGCAGGGGCGGATACTGTTGTTTTTTCTGGTAGCTGCGGTCCTTGTAGGTTTGGTTACTATTCTATTTTAGAAAAAGAAATATTGAAGGAATTGGGCTATGAAATGGAGTTCATCTTATTTGATCCTCCGCAAGGAGATTACAAAACCTTTATCAATAGGATTTTTAAATTGGCTCAGACATCGAATCCTTATAAGATTATGAGGGCTTTAAGAAAAGCTGTACAGATATTATATCAAGTAGATGCACTGGATGCAGCAGCCCATTACAAAAGACCTAGGCAGAAAGAAATGGGCAAAGTAGATGCTTATTATGATACATTTCACCAAGACATAAGAAATATTCACGGCTATAAAAAAGTATCACAGTTAATAGAAGGGACAAAACAGTCCATTATGGCAATAGAAGAAGAACCAGATAGGGAAATTTTAAAAATAGGGATCGTGGGAGAAATTTACACCATTATAGAACCTTTTGTAAATTTAAATATTGAAAGAAAATTAGGGGAGATGGGAATAGAAATTGAAAAATCTTTAAAAATAAGCAGTTGGCTTACAGAACATTTATTTTTAAGTCCCCTAAAATTGACCAGTGAAGGTAAAATTCATAAAGCAGCAAAACCCTATTTAAAAACCATGATAGGAGGGCATGCTAGAGAAACCATAGGATATACTGTTGAATATGCCAAAAGAAATTTTGACGGCGTAATACAGATCTATCCTTTAACCTGCATGCCGGAAATTGTTGCACAAAGTATTTTACCCACAGTAGAAAAAGATTACGACATCCCTTATTTATGTCTCATTGTAGATGAAATGACTGGAGAGGCAGGGTATAGCACTAGATTAGAGGCCTTTGTAGATCTTCTAAGACGAAGAAAGGAGAGACAGGAAAGTGGAGAACTGTTACTTAGGTATTGA
- a CDS encoding DUF1648 domain-containing protein, translating into MFLFIFLLNFFTVYLPLFLMGLFMPNYSKNTLVFGVNIPEEVAKDEKVIRLKQEYRIIHSVSFAISKLVIIYFAFKYESTRLLNMGILIFILLFSVNYIYIHLKTKKLKEKEGWLMKKKQVVMVSTSRNKTQKLLSMKWYLIPVFIFAFTWIFTMIMYPQLPNEIPSKLNFNGDIVKYSSKSFLSVFGMPLTQLGMLVMFYYLSKAIGRSKITINPSKPKTSEQQNIVSNKRWIGFMIFTSTIINIHFSYLQLTLLQIIKVTSVTYYLMNILVVFAPLAALVIIAVTTGQSGSKISVNLEEEVNEKLIYRDDDKYWLLGSLYYNPQDPSLWIEKRYGIGWTINIGNPIGKLLGGATIVLLVIAVIATVFL; encoded by the coding sequence ATGTTTTTATTTATATTTCTACTAAACTTTTTTACCGTATATCTGCCTTTGTTTTTGATGGGCTTATTCATGCCTAATTACAGCAAAAATACTTTAGTTTTTGGCGTGAATATACCTGAAGAGGTAGCAAAAGATGAGAAAGTTATAAGATTAAAACAAGAATATAGAATAATCCATAGTGTATCTTTTGCAATAAGTAAACTTGTTATCATCTATTTTGCTTTTAAGTATGAAAGTACCAGATTACTTAATATGGGAATTTTAATTTTTATTCTTTTGTTTTCTGTTAACTATATATACATTCATTTGAAGACAAAGAAGTTAAAGGAAAAAGAAGGCTGGTTGATGAAGAAAAAGCAAGTGGTCATGGTAAGTACCTCAAGGAATAAGACACAAAAGTTGCTTTCTATGAAATGGTACCTGATTCCCGTTTTTATCTTTGCTTTTACGTGGATATTTACTATGATAATGTATCCTCAACTTCCTAATGAAATTCCTAGCAAACTAAATTTTAACGGTGATATTGTAAAGTATTCTAGTAAAAGCTTTCTATCTGTTTTCGGCATGCCCCTTACACAGTTGGGAATGCTAGTGATGTTTTATTACCTCTCGAAGGCAATAGGAAGAAGTAAAATCACAATTAACCCATCAAAACCTAAAACTTCAGAGCAGCAAAATATTGTTTCCAATAAAAGATGGATAGGTTTTATGATATTTACCTCAACAATTATAAATATTCATTTTTCCTATCTTCAGTTAACTCTATTGCAAATAATAAAAGTTACAAGTGTAACCTATTATCTTATGAATATTTTAGTTGTTTTCGCACCCCTAGCTGCACTAGTGATCATTGCAGTTACTACAGGTCAAAGCGGAAGTAAAATTTCAGTAAATTTAGAAGAAGAAGTTAATGAGAAACTCATTTATCGAGACGACGATAAGTATTGGTTACTTGGATCCCTTTATTATAACCCTCAAGATCCAAGCCTATGGATAGAAAAGCGCTATGGCATAGGTTGGACCATAAATATAGGTAATCCTATTGGTAAACTACTTGGCGGCGCAACAATCGTGCTTTTAGTAATCGCTGTAATCGCTACAGTATTTTTATAG
- a CDS encoding GntR family transcriptional regulator, producing MLLKIDFESEIPIYQQIKNQVIKGIATGELSPGEDLPSVRQLAADIGINFHTVNKGYTLLKQEGWVVIHRKSGVMVNPEFKTELTEEYMETLEENLEIIAAEAYLRGLSSKDFQKIINNKFSNFIGKRGK from the coding sequence ATGCTTTTAAAAATTGACTTTGAATCAGAAATCCCAATTTATCAACAAATTAAAAATCAAGTAATTAAAGGAATAGCCACTGGAGAATTATCCCCTGGTGAAGATTTACCTTCTGTAAGACAATTGGCAGCAGATATAGGCATAAATTTTCATACAGTAAATAAAGGATATACCCTATTAAAACAAGAGGGCTGGGTGGTGATTCATAGAAAAAGTGGTGTCATGGTTAATCCTGAGTTCAAGACTGAATTAACGGAGGAATATATGGAAACTTTAGAGGAAAATCTTGAAATCATAGCAGCTGAAGCATATCTTAGAGGACTTTCAAGCAAGGACTTTCAAAAAATTATCAACAATAAGTTTTCAAACTTTATAGGAAAAAGGGGGAAATAA
- a CDS encoding amidohydrolase yields MDLILINGNIITMNPSYPKAEALAIKDGLFTTVGSKEDVLSFKKNSTEIIDLKGRTLLPGFIDSHIHLVNYGYSLQHVDLNGLTSIDDVIEKMISFIKDQYIQKDKWIIGRGWNQDDFTTKKFPTRYDLDKISKNHPICIVRACGHIMVGNSKALKLAGISKSTLQVEGGFFDLDEEGNPLGIFRETAMNLLYNQLTEPSLDEIKKMILSASNRIVKQGITSVQSDDFDALPGHNFQKVISAYTDLKDSKKLPLRVYQQCLLPTLKKLKHFLQLGYSTGYGDSMYKIGPLKLRADGSLGARTAYLREPYADAPWTSGLPVFMQEELDALIIAAHNGDMQTAVHCIGDKTMYMALQSIEKAQKQNPRNHPRHGIVHCQVTDEGLLHKCKDLDIIAYIQPIFIDSDLHMVEQRLGNTREKSSYNWKNIYNKGISVACGSDCPFATGSPVDQFNVLLGIYTAVTRKDLSGYPDSGWLPDQKLSLMEAIHGFTLGAAYASFDEKMKGSIEVGKLADLVVLSDDIFKVPPDEIKNISVLATFVGGELKYLQNGTCSIL; encoded by the coding sequence ATGGATTTAATCTTAATAAACGGTAACATTATTACAATGAACCCTTCATATCCTAAGGCAGAAGCATTGGCCATAAAAGATGGTCTATTTACTACTGTAGGAAGTAAAGAAGACGTTCTTTCTTTTAAAAAGAATTCTACGGAAATCATTGATTTGAAAGGAAGAACCCTTTTGCCAGGATTTATTGATAGTCATATTCATCTTGTAAATTATGGCTATAGCTTACAACACGTTGATTTAAATGGTTTAACCTCTATTGATGATGTCATTGAAAAGATGATTTCATTTATAAAAGATCAGTATATCCAAAAAGACAAGTGGATCATTGGACGAGGCTGGAATCAAGATGACTTTACTACAAAGAAGTTTCCTACTCGATATGATTTAGACAAAATATCAAAGAACCATCCCATTTGTATTGTTAGGGCTTGTGGTCATATTATGGTTGGAAACAGTAAAGCCCTTAAACTGGCAGGTATTTCAAAGAGTACCCTACAAGTAGAAGGCGGTTTTTTTGATTTAGATGAAGAAGGTAATCCTTTAGGAATATTTAGAGAAACCGCAATGAATTTATTATATAACCAACTAACAGAACCTAGTCTAGATGAAATAAAGAAGATGATTTTATCAGCATCAAATCGTATTGTGAAACAAGGCATTACTTCCGTACAATCCGATGATTTTGATGCACTTCCTGGTCATAATTTCCAAAAAGTCATCTCTGCTTATACTGATTTAAAAGATAGTAAGAAACTTCCACTAAGAGTTTACCAACAGTGCCTATTGCCCACCCTAAAAAAGTTGAAACACTTTCTACAGTTAGGCTATTCTACTGGCTATGGAGACTCTATGTATAAAATTGGTCCTTTGAAGTTACGGGCAGATGGTTCCTTAGGTGCAAGAACTGCTTATTTACGTGAACCTTATGCTGATGCACCCTGGACAAGTGGATTACCTGTCTTCATGCAAGAAGAACTGGATGCCTTAATTATAGCCGCCCATAATGGTGATATGCAGACTGCTGTTCACTGCATAGGTGATAAAACCATGTATATGGCTCTACAAAGCATCGAAAAAGCACAAAAACAAAATCCTCGAAATCATCCTAGACATGGCATTGTTCACTGTCAAGTTACAGATGAAGGTTTGTTGCATAAATGTAAAGACTTAGATATTATTGCCTATATCCAACCCATCTTTATTGACTCCGACTTGCATATGGTTGAGCAGAGGCTTGGAAACACTCGGGAAAAATCAAGCTATAACTGGAAAAATATTTATAACAAAGGCATATCAGTGGCCTGTGGTTCTGACTGTCCTTTTGCTACAGGTTCACCTGTAGATCAATTTAATGTTTTATTGGGTATATATACAGCAGTTACTAGAAAAGACCTAAGTGGATACCCTGATTCCGGCTGGCTTCCCGATCAAAAATTAAGTCTAATGGAAGCAATTCATGGTTTCACACTGGGGGCTGCCTATGCTTCCTTTGATGAGAAGATGAAAGGATCAATAGAGGTTGGAAAGCTAGCTGATCTTGTTGTATTATCTGATGATATTTTTAAGGTTCCTCCTGATGAAATTAAAAACATATCGGTATTGGCTACTTTTGTGGGAGGAGAATTAAAATATCTTCAGAACGGCACCTGTTCTATCCTGTGA
- a CDS encoding ArsR/SmtB family transcription factor, with amino-acid sequence MNIVNYEGDAMSLVEVFKALGDETRARMVNLLLMGELCVCEIEVILEITQSNASRHLNKLKSVGIITYEKKAQWVYYKIQETFLHDHPLLCQFLQQALKEQYPEDLIRLSTHKKAALSCETLNRNKDEYLKRIT; translated from the coding sequence ATGAATATAGTAAATTATGAAGGTGATGCAATGAGTTTGGTAGAGGTTTTTAAGGCGCTAGGAGATGAGACCAGAGCTAGAATGGTTAATTTACTGCTTATGGGGGAGCTATGTGTTTGTGAAATCGAAGTAATATTAGAGATTACACAGTCCAATGCTTCAAGGCACCTGAATAAATTAAAAAGTGTAGGCATAATCACCTATGAAAAAAAAGCGCAGTGGGTATATTATAAAATACAAGAAACTTTTCTTCATGACCACCCGTTGCTTTGTCAGTTTTTGCAGCAAGCGCTAAAGGAACAATATCCTGAAGATCTTATAAGGTTGTCAACGCATAAAAAAGCTGCCTTAAGCTGTGAAACATTAAATAGAAATAAAGATGAATACCTTAAGAGAATTACATAG
- the arsD gene encoding arsenite efflux transporter metallochaperone ArsD, whose protein sequence is MKVEFFDPPMCCPTGICGPSVDERLVKVSENIDSLKKKGIQVERYMISQQPLKFRENEEVFRLVQEKGKEALPITAVNGKVIKYGDYPTLEEIEQVLGAE, encoded by the coding sequence ATGAAGGTAGAATTTTTTGACCCCCCAATGTGTTGTCCCACAGGAATATGCGGGCCCAGTGTAGATGAAAGATTGGTAAAGGTAAGCGAGAATATTGATAGCTTAAAGAAAAAAGGTATCCAAGTGGAAAGATATATGATTTCTCAGCAACCTTTAAAATTCAGAGAAAATGAAGAAGTATTTAGGTTAGTACAGGAAAAAGGCAAAGAAGCCCTTCCTATTACCGCAGTAAATGGTAAGGTGATAAAATATGGAGACTATCCAACTTTAGAGGAAATAGAACAAGTACTGGGAGCTGAATAA
- a CDS encoding ArsA family ATPase: protein METKFILFSGKGGVGKTSMASTTAVYYADQGKKTLIVTTDPAANLSDVFEQEIGHNITKINGIENLYAMEIDSDKATMEYKERSLAPMRELFGEELIQVAEEQLSGPCTEEMAAFDKFIDFMDADDYEIVIFDTAPTGHTIRLLELPVDWSKHIEESAKGSGQTCMGPVALIQDSKKKYDDAIAKLRDLHKTDFIFVMQPEQTSLEETIRSSEDLQEIGIKTTRIIINGILPKEEAIHPFFKKKYERQQMYVEKAREVFENIPIQTMTLFDSELKGIDMFRKSGSKLFKGSGHHE, encoded by the coding sequence ATGGAAACAAAATTTATATTGTTTTCTGGAAAGGGTGGCGTAGGAAAGACCTCTATGGCATCTACTACAGCCGTATATTATGCGGATCAAGGAAAAAAGACCTTGATTGTAACGACTGATCCTGCTGCCAACCTCTCAGACGTATTTGAACAGGAAATAGGTCATAACATTACTAAAATTAACGGTATAGAAAACCTATATGCAATGGAAATTGATTCAGATAAGGCTACAATGGAATATAAGGAAAGATCTTTAGCACCCATGAGGGAATTATTTGGTGAAGAGCTTATTCAAGTAGCTGAAGAACAATTAAGCGGCCCTTGTACAGAAGAAATGGCGGCCTTTGATAAATTTATTGATTTCATGGATGCGGATGATTACGAAATCGTCATCTTTGATACAGCGCCAACAGGACACACGATTCGTCTTTTAGAATTACCAGTGGATTGGAGTAAGCATATCGAAGAAAGTGCTAAAGGTAGTGGACAAACCTGTATGGGACCTGTAGCTTTAATCCAAGATAGTAAGAAAAAGTATGATGATGCTATAGCAAAATTAAGGGATCTTCATAAAACTGATTTTATTTTTGTGATGCAGCCGGAGCAAACCTCTTTAGAAGAGACGATAAGATCTTCTGAGGACTTACAGGAAATTGGTATTAAAACCACCAGAATCATTATCAATGGCATTCTTCCAAAGGAGGAGGCCATCCATCCCTTCTTTAAAAAGAAATATGAAAGGCAACAGATGTATGTTGAAAAGGCGAGGGAGGTTTTTGAGAATATACCCATACAGACAATGACGTTGTTTGACTCAGAATTAAAGGGAATAGATATGTTTAGGAAAAGTGGCAGTAAATTATTCAAGGGAAGTGGTCACCATGAGTAA